In Serratia liquefaciens ATCC 27592, the genomic stretch TCGACGATCTCTATTACTTTGCCTCCGGCGGCGTTATCGGCAGTTTGCTGAGCAACGCCATGCTCCCCTGGTTCAACGGCATTGGCGCAACCTTGGCGCTGCTTTGCGTTTGGGCGGCGGGCCTTACGCTGTTTACCGGCTGGTCATGGCTGGTGATTGCCGAGAGGATCGGCGGCGTGGTGCTGGGGACGGCCACCTTTATGACCAACCGTTCGCGCCGTGACGATCGTTATCACGATGATGACGACCGTTACGTCGAAGATCAGCCAGAATCGGCAGAGAAAGGGGCAGCGCTTGCTGCGGCCTCGACGGCGGCTGCGGCCAACGCGGCGGAAGACGACGTCTTGTTCTCAGCGCCTTCGGTGACGGAAACCGCCAAAATTGCGGCGGAAGAGGCTGAGGATCCATTGCTCAGCGGCCTGCGGGCGAATGACGACGAAGATGCCGATGTCGCGCCTGTCGCGCCAGCGGTGGCTCGTGAACCTGTTACCGCAGCCCCGGTTGTGGCACAGGCGCCGTCGGTTACGGTAGCTCCAACGGCTCCGGCCTCGGTGAACCAGAGTCCGATGAGTACGCCAGCGGAAAACAGTGCTCCACCGCTGTATTCATTTGAAATTCCTGAAGAGACGCCGACGCCGAAGGTAACGCGTCCGGCCGATCCTTACCAGGATGATGACGAACCGCGTATGGGGAACTGGGACGCACCGGCAGCATCACCGTCGCACGATCGTTCTCCGTTTGATTTCTCCGCCGCTCAACGCGATAGCGCTGACGTCAGTGCTCCGGCCGGTTTCAGTGCCGGTGAGCCTGCAGTGCCCTCGTTCGGCAGCGTGAAACCTCAGGCGCAGGCTGCAGCAACGGCAGCTGCCGGCGCTGTTGCCGCCAATACCTTTATGCCGGCCTTTACGGCCACCAGCGACGCTAACTCGCAGGTCAAACAAGGCCTGGGGCCTGAGTTGCCGCGTCCGAATCCGGTGCGCATCCCAACCCGGCGTGAACTGGCTTCTTACGGCATCAAGCTGCCTTCGCAGCGAATGGCCGAACAGGAACAGCGTAACCGTGGGGACGACGAGCCATTGCCGAATGCCAATGCTCTTCCGTCAGATCAAGACGATGAAGCTTTGCAGGAAGCGGCGCTGCGTCAGGCGTTTGCCGAGCAGCAAAACCAACGTTATGGCGAGGAGTACGCGCAGGATAACCAGGATGATGAGGCTGCTCTGCAAGAGGCCGAACTGCGTCAGGCGTTTGCCGAACAGCAGAATCAGCGCTATGGGCAGCAAGAGGCTGCGCCTTCGGTACAGCCAACTACGCCAGTAGATACTCGTAATGCGTTCGGCTTCTCGCCGATGGATGATTTGGTTGACGATGGCCCGGTTGAGCCACTGTTCACCCTGTCGCCACAGCTTGAAGATCGCATTGAGCAACAAAGCGAACGCGAGGATGATGTGCCTTTCGGCCAGTTTGAGCCAGCCGCGCCGGCTTATGCGCCGCCAACGCAACCTCAGACTCCGCCGGCGCAAGCTTATCAGCCCGCTCAACCTGCTTATCAGCAACCGGCAGCGCAACAGCAACCACCGGCCTATCAGCAGCCTGTAGCGCAACCGGCGCCGACGGCCCCGCAGCAGCCGGCAATGGACAGCCTGATCCACCCGTTCCTGATGCGCAACGATATGCCGTTGCAAAAACCGACCACGCCTCTACCGACGCTTGATCTGCTGACCGAAGCGCCGAAAGAGGTTGAGCCGGTGGATTCCTTCGCGTTGGAACAGAAGGCGCGTTTGGTCGAAGCCAGCCTGGCCGATTATCGGGTAAAAGCCGACGTGGTAGACATTTTACCAGGCCCGGTCATTACCCGTTTTGAACTGGATCTGGCGCCGGGCGTTAAAGCAGCGCGTATTTCCAACCTGTCGCGTGACCTGGCGCGTTCACTGTCAACTTCCGCGGTGCGTGTGGTTGAAGTGATCCCCGGCAAGCCCTACGTCGGCCTGGAGTTGCCTAACGTTAAACGTCAGACGGTCTATCTGCGAGAAGTGCTGGATTGCCCGGCATTTCGCGATAATCCATCGCCGTTGGCGATCGTTCTGGGTAAAGACATCTCCGGCGAACCGGTGGTGGCCGACTTGGCTAAAATGCCGCACCTGCTGGTGGCGGGGACCACCGGCTCCGGTAAATCGGTTGGGGTCAATGCCATGATCCTGAGCATTCTGTATAAGGCCACGCCGAAAGAAGTGCGCTTTATCATGATTGACCCGAAAATGCTGGAGCTGTCGGTCTATGAAGGTATTCCGCACCTGCTGACGGACGTGGTTACCGACATGAAAGACGCCGCCAATGCCTTGCGTTGGTGCGTCGCCGAGATGGAGCGTCGCTACAAGCTGATGTCTGCGCTCGGCGTGCGTAACCTGGCAGGTTACAACGAACGTGTCGATCAGGCCGAGGCGATGGGACGTCCAATCCCGGATCCGTTCTGGAAACCGACCGACAGCATGGACATCACGCCGCCGGTTCTGGAGAAAGAGCCTTACATCGTAGTGATGGTCGACGAGTTCGCTGACCTGATCATGACGGTTGGTAAAAAGGTTGAGGAGCTGATTGCTCGTCTGGCGCAGAAAGCGCGTGCGGCGGGTATCCACCTGGTGCTGGCAACACAGCGTCCTTCGGTGGATGTGATCACCGGCCTGATCAAGGCCAACATCCCGACCCGTATCGCCTTTACCGTGTCGAGCAAGATTGACTCGCGCACTATCCTCGATCAGGGCGGTGCTGAATCGCTGCTGGGGATGGGCGACATGTTGTATCTGGCCCCTAACTCCTCCATTCCGGTCCGTGTACATGGTGCATTTGTGCGCGATCAGGAAGTGCATGCGGTAGTTAAGGATTGGAAAGCGCGTGAGCGACCTCAATATAAAGAGGGTATCCTCAACGGCGGTGACGACGGTGAGGGTGGTGCTGGCGGCGGTCTGGAAGGTGATGAAGAGCTGGATCCGCTGTTTGACCAGGCGGTGGAGTTTGTGGTGGATAAACGCCGCGCCTCCATTTCCGGCGTACAGCGTCAGTTCCGTATCGGCTATAACCGCGCCGCGCGCATCATCGAACAGATGGAAGCGCAGGGCATCGTCAGCGAGCAGGGGCACAACGGCAACCGCGAGGTGCTGGCACCGCCACGGCATGACTGACGAAGCTTTAGTCGTTGTTATTTAATAATAAAGGGCCGCTTAGCGGCCCTTGTGCAAAGAAGCGTAAACCCTCGGCTTCTCAGAACATTGACCTATCTGCCTGCGGATAGCTTCGGGTAGAGTAAGGGTGTTAAGGGTTAATTTGACCCGCACGGCACCGCCTTGCGGTAAACGCATTTCATAAGGTATCTGGAATAATGAAAAAACTGTTAGTTGCCTGTTGTCTGCTTTCGGGATTCGCTTCCACCTCTGTGCTGGCCGACGCTGCGCAGGATTTGCAAAGTCGCCTGGCGAAAGTGAACAGTTTCCACGCCAGCTTCGCCCAGACCGTGACCAGCAGCGATGGTGCTGCGGTACAGCAGGGGGAAGGTGAACTCTGGGTGAAACGTCCGAACCTGTTTAATTGGCATATGACCTCGCCGGACGAGAGCGTGCTGGTGTCGGATGGCCAAACCTTATGGTTCTACAATCCTTTTGTTGAGCAAGTCACCGCGACCTGGTTGAAAAATGCGACCGGCAATACGCCATTTATGCTGATTACCCGCAATAACGCCAACGACTGGAAACAGTACAACGTTAAACAGAAAGGTGATGATTTTGAGCTGACGCCAAAATCCAGCAGCGGCAACCTGAAGCAGTTCGCCATTACCGTGACCAACAGCGGCACCATCCGCAGTTTTGCTGCGGTTGAGCAGGATGGTCAGCGCAGTTCTTACGCGCTGAAAAGTCAGCAGAACGTTGCTGCTGATGCCAGCAAATTCAAATTTACCCCGCCGAAGGGGGTGACGCTGGACGACCAGCGCCAGTGAGGTCCGCGTGAGTAACATGTCGCTCGATTTTTCCCAGAATGAGTTCCAGCCATTGGCCGCGCGGATGCGGCCAACCACGCTGGCGCAATACATCGGCCAGCAACACCTGCTGGCTGCCGGTAAGCCTTTGCCGCGCGCCATCGAGGCGGGGCAACTGCATTCGATGATTCTGTGGGGGCCGCCCGGCACCGGGAAAACGACGCTGGCGGAGCTGATCGGCCGCTACGGCCAGGCGGACGTCGAGCGAATTTCCGCCGTGACATCGGGCATCAAAGAAATCCGTGAGGCGATTGAGCGGGCACGACAGAATCGTGACGCCGGTCGTCGCACCATTTTGTTTGTCGATGAAGTACACCGTTTCAACAAAAGCCAGCAGGATGCCTTTCTGCCGCATATTGAAGACGGCACCATTACCTTTATCGGCGCGACAACCGAAAACCCGTCCTTTGAGCTTAACTCGGCGCTGTTGTCCCGCGCCCGCGTGTATTTGCTGAAAGCGTTGACGGCAGAAGATATCAGCCAGGTGCTTGATCAGGCGATGCAGGACAACAGCCGGGGGTTTGGCGGCCAGAATATCGAGCTGCCGGAAGAGACTCGCCGCATGCTGTCGGAACTGGTGGGCGGCGATGCGCGCCGGGCGTTGAACAGCCTGGAGATGATGGCGGACATGGCGGAGATCGACGCTAAAGGCATTCGCGTGCTGACGCCGGAATTACTGAAAGAAGTCTCCGGCGAACGCAGCGCGCGCTTCGACAATAAAGGCGATCGTTTTTACGATCTTATTTCGGCGCTGCATAAATCGGTGCGAGGTTCCGCCCCGGATGCTGCGCTGTACTGGTATGCGCGCATTATTACCGCCGGAGGCGATCCGCTGTATGTGGCGCGCCGGCTGCTGGCCATTGCTTCGGAAGATGTCGGCAATGCCGATCCGCGCGGTATGCAGGTGGCGATAGCCGCCTGGGACTGCTTTACACGCGTTGGTCCGGCCGAAGGTGAACGTGCGATTGCTCAAGCGATCGTTTACCTGGCCTGCGCGCCAAAAAGTAATGCCGTTTATACCGCCTTCAAAGCGGCGATGCGCGATGCTAAAGAGCGGGCGGATTATGATGTGCCCGAACATCTGCGCAATGCGCCAACCAAGCTGATGAAGGAAATGGGGCTGGGTGCAGAGTACCGTTACGCTCATGACGAACCCAATGCCTATGCCGCCGGTGAGGACTATTTCCCGGCCGAAATGGCCAGGACGCGTTACTATCATCCAACCTCACGCGGGCTGGAAGGTAAAATCGGCGAAAAGCTGGCATGGCTGGCTGAGCAGGATCAAAATAGCCAGACAAAACGCTACCGCTAGCGTTGCCGTTGCGGTAAGGTTAGCGGGTACCACTCTTCCTTTATGCGGCTTTTAAACAGCCGCATAAAACAACAAATTTTCTTTCAATAACAATAAGCACAGGATTAGCATGCTCGATCCCAATCTGCTGCGTAATGAGCTAGACGCAGTCGCCGTCAAACTGGCTCGCCGAGGCTTTAAACTCGATCTGGATCTGCTGCGTTCTCAAGAAGAGCGTCGCAAAGTTCTGCAGGTAGAAACTGAAATGCTGCAGGCAGAACGTAACTCCCGATCGAAATCCATCGGCGCGGCTAAAGCGCGCGGGGAAGACATTGAGCCGCTGCGTCGCGAAGTCAACGAGCTGGGTGACAAGCTGGATATTGCCAAGGCCGCTCTGGATCAGCTGCAGACTGAAATCCGCGATTATGCGTTGGCGATCCCGAACCTGCCGGATGATGCAGTGCCGGATGGCAAAGACGACAGCGATAACCAGGAAGTCAGCCGCTGGGGTGAGCCGCGCCAGTATGATTTCCAGGTACGCGACCATGTGGATCTGGGCGAAATGGCCGGTGGTCTGGACTTCGCCGCCGCCGTAAAACTGACCGGTTCACGCTTTGTGGTGATGAAAGGGCAAATCGCCCGCATGCACCGTGCGTTATCCCAGTTCATGCTGGATCTGCATACCGAACAGCACGGCTACCAGGAAACCTACGTGCCTTACCTGGTTAACCACGCCACGTTGTACGGTACCGGCCAGTTGCCGAAGTTTGGTGAAGATCTGTTCCACACCAAACCGCTGGAAGAGGAATCCGACAGCAGCAACTACGCGCTGATCCCAACTGCAGAAGTGCCGTTGACCAACCTGGTACGCGACGAGATCCTGGAAGAAGAATCACTGCCGCTGAAGATGACCGCGCATACGCCATGTTTCCGTGCCGAAGCCGGTTCTTATGGTCGCGATACCCGCGGTTTGATCCGCATGCACCAGTTCGACAAGGTCGAGATGGTGCAAATCGTCCGTCCGGAAGACTCTATGGCTACGCTGGAAGAGCTGACCGGTCATGCGGAGAAAGTGCTGCAGCTGCTGAACCTGCCGTACCGTAAAATGTTGCTGTGTACCGGCGACATGGGGGCAGGCTCATGCAAGACCTACGATCTGGAAGTGTGGCTGCCGGCGCAGAACACTTACCGTGAAATCTCATCTTGTTCCAACATGTGGGATTACCAGGCACGCCGCATGCAGGCTCGCTGCCGTAGCAAAACCGAGAAGAAGCCGCGCCTGGTGCATACGCTGAACGGTTCTGGTCTGGCAGTCGGTCGTACACTGGTTGCCGTGCTGGAAAACTACCAGCTGGCCGATGGCCGTGTTCAGGTGCCGGAAGTATTACGTCCGTATATGGGCGGCCTGGAATATATCGGCTAACGTATTGCCAGTTCTATGAAAAGCGCCTGCGGGCGCTTTTTTTATAAGAAAATTATTATCCTTTTGTTCGAAAGGACTTTTTCTTTCATCTCCTTCCCCCGCTTTATTGATAGCAGACAAAGTTCACTACCCACTTCTGAGTAATATCCCTTTATAGAGGAGGGTTTTTACTCAAGCTCATCAGCAGACATCAGTTCTGTCTCCTCTGCTCGCCGCCTTGAGTCAAAGGCATGACGTTTATCAATACCAGGGTAAAACGTGGAGTGAGTTATGTCGGAAAACAAAGAAAACAGCCAAGTGTCTGCAGGCGTCAGCCGTCGCGCCTTGGTAAAGTCCGGTGGTATCGTCGGGCTGGCTATGGCCGTGGGGGGTATAGCCCTACCGTTTAGTCGCCGCGCATTGGCGGATTCAATCAGCGAAGGTGTGCAAAAAACCGCGCAGGATAAAGTGGTTTGGGGGGCTTGCTCGGTCAACTGCGGCAGCCGCTGCGCCTTGCGTTTGCACGTGCGTGATAACGAAGTCTATTGGGTCGAAACCGATAACACCGGGCTGGACGCATATGGCGACCACCAGGTTCGGGCCTGTTTGCGTGGCCGTTCTATTCGCCGCCGCATGAATCATCCCGATCGTCTGAATTACCCGATGAAACGCGTTGGCAAGCGGGGTGAAGGCAAGTTCAAGCGCATCAGTTGGGAAGAAGCTTTTGATAGCATTGCCGACAACCTAAAACGCATCGTCGAACAGTACGGTAACGAAGCAGTATATATCAATTACACCTCGGGCATCGTCGGCGGCAATATTACCCGTTCGTCACCGAATGCGTCGCTGGTCGCTCGGCTGATGAACTGCTATGGCGGTTACCTCAGCCAGTATGGCACCTACAGCACAGCGCAAATCGCCTGCGCCATGCCCTATACCTATGGCAGCAACGAAGGCAACAGCACGTCTGACATCGAAAACAGCAAGCTGGTGGTGATGTTCGGTAACAACCCGGCGGAAACGCGGATGAGCGGCGGCGGCATTACCTATTATCTGGAGCAGGCGCGTGAACGTTCTCATGCGCGCATGATCGTTATCGATCCGCGTTATACCGATACGGCCGCCGGACGTGAGGACGAATGGATCCCTATTCGTCCCGGCACGGATGCGGCATTGGTTGCCGGGCTGGCGCATGTATTGATCAGTGAACAGTTGGTCGACCAACCGTTTCTGGATCGGTATTGCATCGGCTATGACGAAAAAACCTTGCCAGCCGATGCGCCGGTAAATGGGCATTATAAGGCTTACATTCTTGGGCAAGGTGAAGACGGCGTTGAAAAAACGCCGCAGTGGGCAGCGAAAATTACCGGCATTCCGGCCGAACGTATTATCAAACTGGCGCGGGAAATAGGCACGGCGAAACCAGCCTACATCTGCCAGGGCTGGGGGCCACAGCGACAGGCCAATGGCGAACTGACCTCGCGTGCAATCGCCATGCTGCCTATCCTGACCGGCAATGTTGGCATCAATGGCGGCAACAGCGGGGCGCGTGAATCAACCTACACCATTACCATTGAGCGGATGCCGGTATTGGCAAACCCGGTCAAAGCGCAAATCTCCTGTTTTAGCTGGACCGATGCCATAGTGCGCGGCCCGGAAATGACCGCCAAACGCGACGGGGTACGTGGGCAGGACAAACTGAATGTGCCGATCAAGTTCATCTGGAACTATGCCGGCAACACCATCACCAACCAGCATTCCGACATCAACAAAACCCACGATATTTTGCAGGATGAATCCCAGTGCGAAATGATCGTGGTGCTCGAAAACTTTATGACCTCGTCGGCCAAATATGCCGACATTTTACTGCCGGATCTGATGACCGTCGAACAGGAAGACATTATTCCCAACGACTATGCCGGCAACATGGGGTACCTGATCTTTATCCAGCCTGCAACCCCCGCCAAATTTGAACGCAAGGGCATCTATGAGGTGCTGAGTGAAGTGGCGCGTCGGCTGGGGCCTGAGGTGCATCAGAAGTTCACCGAAGGGCGCACTCAGGCACAGTGGTTGCAACATTTGTACGTCAAAATGCAAGACAGGGATCCGCTGCTGCCGGGTTATGAAGAGTTGCGCAGTATGGGGATTTATAAGCGTAAAGATCCCAATGGGCATTTTGTCGCCTACAAAAAATTTCGCCAGGATCCCGAAGCGAATCCATTAAAAACGCCGTCCGGCAAGATAGAAATCTATTCCTCCAGGCTGGCTGAGATCGCCGACAGCTGGCAGTTGGAAAAAGATGAAACCATCAGCCCGTTGCCAATT encodes the following:
- the ynfE gene encoding selenate/tellurate reductase subunit YnfE gives rise to the protein MSENKENSQVSAGVSRRALVKSGGIVGLAMAVGGIALPFSRRALADSISEGVQKTAQDKVVWGACSVNCGSRCALRLHVRDNEVYWVETDNTGLDAYGDHQVRACLRGRSIRRRMNHPDRLNYPMKRVGKRGEGKFKRISWEEAFDSIADNLKRIVEQYGNEAVYINYTSGIVGGNITRSSPNASLVARLMNCYGGYLSQYGTYSTAQIACAMPYTYGSNEGNSTSDIENSKLVVMFGNNPAETRMSGGGITYYLEQARERSHARMIVIDPRYTDTAAGREDEWIPIRPGTDAALVAGLAHVLISEQLVDQPFLDRYCIGYDEKTLPADAPVNGHYKAYILGQGEDGVEKTPQWAAKITGIPAERIIKLAREIGTAKPAYICQGWGPQRQANGELTSRAIAMLPILTGNVGINGGNSGARESTYTITIERMPVLANPVKAQISCFSWTDAIVRGPEMTAKRDGVRGQDKLNVPIKFIWNYAGNTITNQHSDINKTHDILQDESQCEMIVVLENFMTSSAKYADILLPDLMTVEQEDIIPNDYAGNMGYLIFIQPATPAKFERKGIYEVLSEVARRLGPEVHQKFTEGRTQAQWLQHLYVKMQDRDPLLPGYEELRSMGIYKRKDPNGHFVAYKKFRQDPEANPLKTPSGKIEIYSSRLAEIADSWQLEKDETISPLPIYASTFEGWDDPLRNTYPLQMFGFHCKARTHSTYGNIDVLQAACRQEVWINPLDAQSRGIIGGDKVRVFNGRGEVRVEAKVTPRIMPGVVAMGQGAWHQADMRGDRVDHGACMNTLTTHRPSPLAKGNPQHTNLIQIEKV
- the lolA gene encoding outer membrane lipoprotein chaperone LolA, producing the protein MKKLLVACCLLSGFASTSVLADAAQDLQSRLAKVNSFHASFAQTVTSSDGAAVQQGEGELWVKRPNLFNWHMTSPDESVLVSDGQTLWFYNPFVEQVTATWLKNATGNTPFMLITRNNANDWKQYNVKQKGDDFELTPKSSSGNLKQFAITVTNSGTIRSFAAVEQDGQRSSYALKSQQNVAADASKFKFTPPKGVTLDDQRQ
- a CDS encoding replication-associated recombination protein A produces the protein MSNMSLDFSQNEFQPLAARMRPTTLAQYIGQQHLLAAGKPLPRAIEAGQLHSMILWGPPGTGKTTLAELIGRYGQADVERISAVTSGIKEIREAIERARQNRDAGRRTILFVDEVHRFNKSQQDAFLPHIEDGTITFIGATTENPSFELNSALLSRARVYLLKALTAEDISQVLDQAMQDNSRGFGGQNIELPEETRRMLSELVGGDARRALNSLEMMADMAEIDAKGIRVLTPELLKEVSGERSARFDNKGDRFYDLISALHKSVRGSAPDAALYWYARIITAGGDPLYVARRLLAIASEDVGNADPRGMQVAIAAWDCFTRVGPAEGERAIAQAIVYLACAPKSNAVYTAFKAAMRDAKERADYDVPEHLRNAPTKLMKEMGLGAEYRYAHDEPNAYAAGEDYFPAEMARTRYYHPTSRGLEGKIGEKLAWLAEQDQNSQTKRYR
- the serS gene encoding serine--tRNA ligase, which encodes MLDPNLLRNELDAVAVKLARRGFKLDLDLLRSQEERRKVLQVETEMLQAERNSRSKSIGAAKARGEDIEPLRREVNELGDKLDIAKAALDQLQTEIRDYALAIPNLPDDAVPDGKDDSDNQEVSRWGEPRQYDFQVRDHVDLGEMAGGLDFAAAVKLTGSRFVVMKGQIARMHRALSQFMLDLHTEQHGYQETYVPYLVNHATLYGTGQLPKFGEDLFHTKPLEEESDSSNYALIPTAEVPLTNLVRDEILEEESLPLKMTAHTPCFRAEAGSYGRDTRGLIRMHQFDKVEMVQIVRPEDSMATLEELTGHAEKVLQLLNLPYRKMLLCTGDMGAGSCKTYDLEVWLPAQNTYREISSCSNMWDYQARRMQARCRSKTEKKPRLVHTLNGSGLAVGRTLVAVLENYQLADGRVQVPEVLRPYMGGLEYIG
- a CDS encoding DNA translocase FtsK 4TM domain-containing protein, whose translation is MSQEYTEDKEVTLRKLSSGRRLLEAVLIVVAIFAIYLMAALVSFNPSDPSWSQTAWHEPIHNLGGGVGAWLADTLFFTFGVLAYAIPPIMLVLCWAAYRQRGSGEYIDYFALSLRLIGTLALVLTSCGLAALNVDDLYYFASGGVIGSLLSNAMLPWFNGIGATLALLCVWAAGLTLFTGWSWLVIAERIGGVVLGTATFMTNRSRRDDRYHDDDDRYVEDQPESAEKGAALAAASTAAAANAAEDDVLFSAPSVTETAKIAAEEAEDPLLSGLRANDDEDADVAPVAPAVAREPVTAAPVVAQAPSVTVAPTAPASVNQSPMSTPAENSAPPLYSFEIPEETPTPKVTRPADPYQDDDEPRMGNWDAPAASPSHDRSPFDFSAAQRDSADVSAPAGFSAGEPAVPSFGSVKPQAQAAATAAAGAVAANTFMPAFTATSDANSQVKQGLGPELPRPNPVRIPTRRELASYGIKLPSQRMAEQEQRNRGDDEPLPNANALPSDQDDEALQEAALRQAFAEQQNQRYGEEYAQDNQDDEAALQEAELRQAFAEQQNQRYGQQEAAPSVQPTTPVDTRNAFGFSPMDDLVDDGPVEPLFTLSPQLEDRIEQQSEREDDVPFGQFEPAAPAYAPPTQPQTPPAQAYQPAQPAYQQPAAQQQPPAYQQPVAQPAPTAPQQPAMDSLIHPFLMRNDMPLQKPTTPLPTLDLLTEAPKEVEPVDSFALEQKARLVEASLADYRVKADVVDILPGPVITRFELDLAPGVKAARISNLSRDLARSLSTSAVRVVEVIPGKPYVGLELPNVKRQTVYLREVLDCPAFRDNPSPLAIVLGKDISGEPVVADLAKMPHLLVAGTTGSGKSVGVNAMILSILYKATPKEVRFIMIDPKMLELSVYEGIPHLLTDVVTDMKDAANALRWCVAEMERRYKLMSALGVRNLAGYNERVDQAEAMGRPIPDPFWKPTDSMDITPPVLEKEPYIVVMVDEFADLIMTVGKKVEELIARLAQKARAAGIHLVLATQRPSVDVITGLIKANIPTRIAFTVSSKIDSRTILDQGGAESLLGMGDMLYLAPNSSIPVRVHGAFVRDQEVHAVVKDWKARERPQYKEGILNGGDDGEGGAGGGLEGDEELDPLFDQAVEFVVDKRRASISGVQRQFRIGYNRAARIIEQMEAQGIVSEQGHNGNREVLAPPRHD